From one Alicyclobacillus acidocaldarius subsp. acidocaldarius Tc-4-1 genomic stretch:
- a CDS encoding YpmA family protein, with the protein MDSKWNVYATMVCSNSEDLYRLIDFLNRNLKDKDVIFGMAKSEQHPDKVQITIYRTDAT; encoded by the coding sequence TTGGATTCGAAATGGAACGTCTACGCGACCATGGTGTGTTCAAATTCGGAAGATCTGTACCGCCTCATTGATTTTTTAAATCGCAACCTGAAAGACAAGGACGTCATCTTTGGAATGGCCAAGTCGGAGCAACATCCCGACAAAGTGCAGATCACCATTTACCGGACGGATGCCACATGA
- the surE gene encoding 5'/3'-nucleotidase SurE gives MREENAVMRMLICNDDGIQAAGLFALVEIASAFGEVVVAAPDRQRSASSHGISLHRTIRVERREVPGASDAFALSGTPVDCCKWALAVLHAGRPFDLVLSGINAGANLATDVLYSGTVAIAGEAALQGVKALALSHVGPPFDFASAQEACRLLIELAIELDLPADTFLSANIPFVGQKTWTRADIVWCDLGVRRYHDVFSRELDVEGHEVYRYGGDIIDEVGEGLVDIGVVRSGKVSLTPMRYHFTNDEFLQNMISRS, from the coding sequence ATGAGAGAGGAGAACGCCGTCATGCGCATGTTGATCTGCAACGACGATGGCATCCAGGCCGCGGGGCTGTTCGCGTTGGTCGAAATCGCGTCCGCTTTTGGCGAGGTCGTCGTGGCCGCTCCTGACCGGCAGCGAAGCGCCTCGAGTCATGGGATCAGTCTTCACCGCACCATTCGGGTGGAGCGGCGCGAGGTTCCTGGGGCGTCCGATGCGTTCGCGCTCTCGGGAACGCCGGTCGATTGTTGCAAATGGGCACTCGCCGTGTTGCACGCCGGGCGTCCCTTCGACCTCGTGCTATCGGGGATCAACGCCGGCGCCAACCTGGCGACCGATGTGCTGTATTCAGGTACGGTGGCCATCGCGGGCGAGGCTGCCTTGCAAGGGGTGAAGGCGCTCGCGCTGTCCCACGTCGGCCCGCCGTTCGACTTTGCCTCGGCACAAGAGGCGTGTCGCTTGCTCATCGAACTCGCCATCGAACTCGATCTGCCCGCGGACACCTTCCTCAGCGCCAATATTCCCTTCGTTGGTCAGAAGACATGGACTCGCGCGGATATCGTGTGGTGCGATCTCGGCGTGCGCAGGTACCATGATGTTTTTTCGCGCGAACTCGACGTGGAAGGGCACGAGGTGTATCGTTATGGAGGGGATATCATTGACGAGGTTGGAGAGGGCCTCGTGGATATCGGTGTGGTGAGGTCGGGCAAGGTGAGTTTGACCCCTATGAGATACCACTTCACAAATGATGAATTCTTACAAAACATGATATCTCGTTCATAA
- a CDS encoding PepSY domain-containing protein, with translation MTKRRIVWTSVPIAMVVIGIGVLMYFWNLLSPYWQAEQQAATYVLDHTPLDRLESYSVFTAAGVEDVFRGQDSFGRTWYAFYIPAMRRAFVLPSTSILPADEVKKRALARGIEVQSVTLGYVSSDEEAPSWAKAGTAVYEVMGRSNGRLAFFYFNATTGQLLWQDVLVHS, from the coding sequence ATGACCAAGCGGAGGATCGTATGGACTTCGGTGCCGATCGCGATGGTCGTGATCGGCATCGGCGTTCTTATGTACTTTTGGAACTTGTTGAGCCCCTACTGGCAAGCTGAACAACAGGCGGCGACCTACGTGTTAGATCACACGCCTCTCGACCGGTTGGAGTCGTACAGCGTGTTCACCGCAGCGGGCGTGGAGGATGTGTTCCGGGGCCAAGATAGCTTCGGACGGACGTGGTATGCTTTTTACATTCCCGCGATGCGGAGAGCTTTTGTGCTGCCCTCGACGTCGATCCTCCCCGCGGACGAGGTGAAAAAGAGAGCTTTGGCGCGCGGCATCGAAGTTCAGTCCGTCACGCTTGGCTACGTGTCGAGCGATGAGGAGGCTCCGAGTTGGGCCAAAGCTGGAACTGCAGTCTACGAGGTCATGGGACGCTCGAACGGGCGCCTGGCCTTTTTCTATTTCAATGCTACGACGGGACAACTTTTGTGGCAGGATGTGCTCGTCCATTCTTGA